One Rhizobium acidisoli DNA window includes the following coding sequences:
- a CDS encoding IclR family transcriptional regulator has protein sequence MELDGKTSPAVYSEDEGHADEAAGKGARRARVSGIDRALQVIDHLYETGSPAGVYAIAKAVKAPLSTVYVIVDDLVEKNMLTRQADGSIWLGARLYHYGLAYARSLDFMSIATHEMHDLCRQAGETVQVCGRDGDYMLVLAMADGPSHFQVASRVGTRVPLNWTASGRLLVGHLPEDERIELFKRCARSSPTGRAEIDPGTLSESAGKAFEDRLSIQAGESDYAVACIASPICDRDGQCVATISIVLPEQKAFSDENHYTAHVRSSAERIEKLMGWRNR, from the coding sequence GTGGAATTGGACGGAAAGACATCACCAGCAGTTTACTCCGAGGATGAGGGCCATGCCGACGAGGCTGCCGGCAAGGGTGCGCGCCGCGCGCGCGTCAGCGGCATCGACCGGGCGCTTCAGGTGATCGATCACCTCTATGAAACCGGCTCGCCCGCCGGCGTCTATGCCATCGCCAAGGCGGTGAAGGCGCCGCTGTCGACCGTTTACGTCATCGTCGACGATCTGGTCGAGAAGAATATGCTGACGCGCCAGGCGGATGGCTCGATCTGGCTCGGCGCCCGGCTCTATCACTATGGCCTCGCCTATGCCCGGTCGTTGGATTTCATGAGCATCGCCACCCACGAAATGCACGACCTCTGCCGCCAGGCCGGCGAAACCGTGCAGGTCTGCGGCCGCGACGGCGACTATATGCTGGTGCTTGCCATGGCCGACGGCCCGAGCCACTTCCAGGTGGCCTCGCGCGTTGGCACCCGCGTGCCGCTGAACTGGACAGCGTCCGGCCGCCTGCTCGTCGGTCACCTGCCGGAAGACGAGCGCATCGAACTGTTCAAGCGCTGCGCCCGCTCCTCACCGACCGGCCGCGCCGAGATCGATCCCGGCACGCTGTCGGAGTCGGCCGGCAAGGCTTTCGAGGATCGCCTGTCGATCCAGGCGGGGGAATCGGATTACGCCGTTGCCTGCATCGCCTCGCCGATCTGCGATCGCGACGGCCAATGCGTCGCCACCATTTCCATCGTGCTGCCGGAACAGAAGGCTTTTTCCGACGAGAACCATTATACAGCCCATGTTCGCAGTTCGGCGGAGCGGATCGAGAAGCTGATGGGTTGGCGTAACCGCTGA
- a CDS encoding amidohydrolase/deacetylase family metallohydrolase: MSGNQAKKPLLLTNVKPMAFGAGTPEGPVDILVDGDGRIAKIGPALAVSEDVTRIDGKGAFVSPGWIDLHVHIWHGGTDISIRPSECGLERGVTTLVDAGSAGEANFHGFREYIIEPSRERIKAFLNLGSIGLVACNRVAELRDIRDIDLDRILEVYAENSEHIVGIKVRASHVITGSWGVTPVKLGKKIAKILKVPMMVHVGEPPALYDEVLEILGPGDVVTHCFNGKAGSSIMEDEDLFNLAERCASEGIRLDIGHGGASFSFKVAEAAIARGLLPYSISTDLHGHSMNFPVWDLATTMSKLLSVGMPFDKVVEAVTHAPASVIKLPMENRLSVGAQAEFTIFDLVDSELEATDSNGDVSVLNKLFEPRYAVMGADAVTASRYVPRARRLVRHSHGYSYR, translated from the coding sequence ATGTCCGGCAACCAGGCGAAGAAGCCGCTCCTCCTCACCAATGTAAAACCGATGGCTTTCGGTGCGGGGACGCCGGAAGGGCCTGTCGACATTCTCGTCGATGGCGACGGCAGGATAGCAAAGATCGGTCCGGCGCTCGCCGTTTCTGAGGATGTGACCCGCATCGACGGCAAGGGCGCTTTCGTCTCGCCGGGCTGGATCGACCTGCATGTGCATATCTGGCATGGGGGCACCGACATTTCCATTCGTCCCTCCGAATGCGGTCTCGAGCGCGGCGTCACCACGCTGGTCGATGCCGGTTCGGCCGGTGAGGCGAATTTCCATGGCTTCCGGGAATATATCATCGAGCCCTCGCGCGAGCGCATCAAGGCCTTCCTGAACCTCGGCTCGATCGGCCTCGTCGCCTGCAATCGCGTCGCCGAACTTCGGGATATCAGAGATATCGATCTCGACCGGATCCTTGAAGTCTATGCCGAAAACAGCGAGCACATCGTCGGCATCAAGGTGCGCGCCAGCCATGTGATCACCGGCTCCTGGGGCGTCACCCCTGTCAAGCTCGGCAAGAAGATCGCCAAGATCCTGAAAGTGCCGATGATGGTGCATGTCGGCGAACCGCCGGCGCTCTATGACGAAGTGCTGGAGATCCTCGGTCCCGGTGATGTCGTCACCCACTGCTTCAACGGCAAGGCGGGGTCGAGCATCATGGAGGACGAGGATCTTTTCAATCTCGCCGAGCGCTGCGCCTCCGAGGGCATTCGCCTCGACATCGGCCATGGCGGCGCCTCCTTCTCCTTCAAGGTGGCGGAAGCGGCAATTGCGCGCGGGCTGCTGCCGTACTCGATCTCGACCGACCTGCACGGCCATTCGATGAATTTTCCGGTCTGGGACCTGGCGACGACGATGTCGAAGCTGCTCAGCGTCGGCATGCCCTTCGACAAGGTGGTGGAGGCCGTCACCCACGCACCGGCATCGGTCATCAAGCTGCCGATGGAGAATCGGCTCTCGGTCGGCGCGCAAGCCGAATTCACCATTTTCGACCTTGTCGATTCCGAGCTCGAGGCGACGGATTCCAACGGCGACGTCTCGGTCCTCAACAAACTGTTCGAGCCGCGTTACGCGGTGATGGGCGCCGATGCCGTTACCGCCAGCCGCTACGTGCCGCGGGCGCGCAGGCTGGTGCGTCATAGCCATGGCTATTCCTACAGGTAG
- a CDS encoding sigma-70 family RNA polymerase sigma factor yields MNEKKWLADQFEANRAHLRAAAYRMLGSRSEAEDAVQEAWLRLNRADTTDVGNLGGWLTTVVARICLDMLRARKTRREQPLEMPVHAAIADPAHDPERDAAFAESVGVALLVVLQTLAPAERVAFVLHDMFDLPFDEIAPIIGRSSAAARQLASRARRRVQGTDEAPDVDFGRKRTIAEAFLTASRNGDLEALLAVLSPDVVFRPDATAARFGPFGGRRGASEVAELFKGRAQAAEAALVDGEVGFIVRIKDELRVVVTLTIADGKVTVIDAFADPDYLEHVDYSVLSS; encoded by the coding sequence ATGAACGAGAAAAAATGGCTGGCCGATCAATTCGAGGCGAACCGGGCACATCTGCGGGCGGCGGCCTATCGCATGCTCGGCTCGCGCAGCGAGGCTGAAGACGCCGTCCAGGAGGCCTGGCTGCGGCTCAACCGCGCGGATACGACTGACGTCGGCAATCTCGGCGGCTGGCTGACGACAGTGGTGGCGCGCATCTGCCTCGACATGCTGCGTGCACGCAAGACCCGGCGCGAGCAGCCGCTGGAGATGCCGGTTCATGCCGCGATTGCCGATCCGGCACATGATCCGGAGCGCGATGCGGCCTTCGCCGAATCGGTTGGCGTGGCCTTGCTCGTCGTGCTGCAGACGCTGGCGCCGGCCGAGCGTGTCGCCTTCGTGCTGCATGACATGTTCGATCTGCCTTTTGACGAGATCGCGCCGATCATCGGCCGCTCGTCCGCCGCCGCCCGGCAGCTCGCAAGTCGCGCCCGCCGCCGAGTACAGGGCACGGACGAGGCGCCCGATGTCGATTTCGGCCGCAAGCGGACGATCGCGGAAGCCTTCCTGACGGCATCGCGCAACGGCGATCTCGAGGCCTTGCTTGCCGTGCTTTCCCCCGATGTCGTCTTCCGGCCGGATGCGACGGCAGCGCGATTCGGTCCATTCGGCGGAAGGCGCGGCGCGTCCGAGGTCGCAGAGCTGTTCAAGGGCCGGGCACAGGCGGCGGAAGCCGCGCTCGTCGACGGCGAAGTCGGATTCATCGTCCGCATCAAGGACGAACTACGCGTCGTCGTGACGCTGACCATCGCCGACGGGAAGGTGACGGTGATCGACGCCTTCGCCGATCCGGATTATCTCGAACACGTCGACTATTCCGTGCTTTCCAGCTGA
- a CDS encoding carboxymuconolactone decarboxylase family protein has product MQERMGNPALVLPAAMQALTALAQVPAEAGLSPKLLELVNLRASQINGCSVCIDGHPRIAKKLGETDERLFAVSAWRDTPYFSGAERAALALTEAVTRTSDRSDPVPDEIWDEATRHYDGKSLAALVIAIANINVWNRLNIATRQIAGAWKP; this is encoded by the coding sequence ATGCAGGAGAGAATGGGAAATCCCGCCCTGGTGCTTCCCGCCGCCATGCAGGCGCTGACGGCGCTTGCGCAGGTGCCGGCCGAGGCTGGCCTCTCGCCGAAGCTGCTTGAACTCGTCAATCTGCGTGCCAGCCAGATCAACGGCTGCAGCGTCTGCATCGACGGCCATCCGCGCATCGCCAAGAAGCTCGGCGAGACCGATGAAAGGCTTTTCGCCGTCAGCGCCTGGCGCGACACGCCCTATTTCAGCGGTGCCGAGCGGGCAGCCCTTGCGCTGACCGAGGCCGTGACCCGCACCAGCGACCGTTCCGACCCCGTACCCGACGAGATCTGGGATGAGGCGACCCGGCACTATGACGGCAAGAGCCTTGCGGCCCTCGTCATTGCCATCGCCAATATCAATGTCTGGAATCGGCTGAACATTGCTACCCGGCAGATCGCCGGCGCCTGGAAGCCGTAA
- the rhaI gene encoding L-rhamnose catabolism isomerase: MAEFRIAQDLVATENDKRAAALKADYEALGANLDRRGVDIEAITRKVAEFFVAVPSWGVGTGGTRFARFPGTGEPRGIFDKLDDCAVINQLTQATPNVSLHIPWDKADAKELKAKGDALGLGFDAMNSNTFSDAPGQAHSYKYGSLSHTDAATRAQAVEHNLECIEIGKALGSKALTVWIGDGSNFPGQSNFTKAFERYLASMADIYKTLPDDWKLFSEHKMYEPAFYSTIVQDWGTNYLIAQTLGPKAYCLVDLGHHAPNTNIEMIVARLIQFGKLGGFHFNDSKYGDDDLDAGAIDPYRLFLVFNELVDAEQRGVNDFNPAHMIDQSHNVTDPIESLINSANEIRRAYAQALIVDRKALDGYQQDNDALMASETLKRAYRADVEPILAEARRRAGGAIDPIAAYRASGYRKQIAAERPASAAGGGGII; the protein is encoded by the coding sequence ATGGCCGAGTTCAGGATCGCGCAGGATCTGGTCGCGACGGAAAACGACAAGCGGGCAGCCGCGCTGAAAGCCGATTACGAGGCGCTGGGTGCGAACCTTGACCGCCGCGGCGTCGATATCGAAGCAATCACCCGGAAGGTTGCGGAATTTTTCGTTGCCGTTCCCTCCTGGGGTGTCGGCACCGGCGGCACGCGCTTTGCCCGCTTTCCCGGCACGGGCGAACCGCGCGGCATCTTCGACAAGCTCGACGATTGCGCCGTCATCAACCAACTGACGCAGGCGACACCGAATGTTTCGCTGCATATCCCCTGGGACAAGGCGGATGCCAAGGAATTGAAGGCCAAGGGCGATGCGCTCGGCCTCGGCTTCGATGCGATGAATTCGAACACCTTCTCCGATGCGCCGGGACAGGCCCATTCCTACAAATATGGTTCGCTCAGCCACACCGACGCGGCGACGCGGGCGCAGGCGGTCGAGCACAATCTCGAATGCATCGAAATCGGCAAGGCACTCGGCTCCAAGGCGCTGACGGTCTGGATCGGCGACGGTTCGAACTTCCCCGGCCAGAGCAATTTCACCAAGGCGTTCGAGCGCTACCTCGCCTCGATGGCTGACATTTACAAGACGCTGCCCGATGATTGGAAGCTCTTCTCCGAGCACAAGATGTACGAGCCGGCCTTCTATTCGACGATCGTGCAGGACTGGGGCACCAATTACCTGATCGCCCAGACGCTCGGCCCCAAGGCCTATTGCCTCGTCGATCTCGGCCATCATGCGCCGAACACCAATATCGAGATGATCGTCGCCCGGCTGATCCAGTTCGGTAAGCTCGGCGGCTTCCACTTCAACGATTCGAAATATGGCGATGACGATCTCGATGCCGGCGCGATCGATCCCTATCGGCTGTTCCTCGTCTTCAACGAATTGGTCGATGCCGAGCAGCGTGGGGTCAACGACTTTAACCCGGCCCATATGATCGACCAGTCGCACAATGTCACCGATCCGATCGAGAGCCTGATCAACAGCGCCAACGAAATCCGCCGCGCCTATGCGCAAGCGCTGATCGTCGACCGCAAGGCGCTCGACGGCTACCAGCAGGACAATGACGCGCTGATGGCCTCGGAAACGCTGAAGCGCGCCTATCGCGCCGATGTCGAGCCGATCCTCGCCGAAGCCCGGCGCAGGGCCGGCGGCGCGATCGACCCGATCGCGGCCTATCGCGCCAGCGGCTACCGCAAGCAGATCGCGGCCGAGCGCCCGGCTTCGGCTGCCGGCGGCGGCGGTATCATCTGA
- a CDS encoding bifunctional rhamnulose-1-phosphate aldolase/short-chain dehydrogenase, translating into MAANVRLLDNRWDDAYAAGLDEPGKLLYRSNLLGADKRITNYGGGNTSAKVMETDPLTSGKVKVLWVKGSGGDVGTIKLDGFATLYQDKLEALKSIYKGVEDEDRMVGFLPHCTFNLNARAASIDTPLHGFVPFTHVDHMHPDAIIAIAASKNSRELTQQIFGAEIGWLPWRRPGFQLGLDLEAFVKANPNAKGVVLESHGLFTWADDAKACYELTLDIINKAIVWFAEKTEGKTIFGGAVAESLPVAERRAIAARLMPEIRGRIGKQERKLGHFDDQDAVLEFVNSKDLRPLGALGTSCPDHFLRTKIRPLIVDFDPAKPDVDAIVAGLDQALEDYRADYARYYNDCKHDNSPAMRDANPVIFLVPGVGMLSFARDKATARIASEFYVNAINVMRGASTVSEYQGLPEQEAFDIEYWLLEEAKLQRMPKPKSLAGRVAFVTGGAGGIGRATAARLVAEGACVVLADIDQAALEGTEADFVKKFGADAVRSVRLDVTKEDAVIASFAEASVEFGGIDILVSNAGIASSAPIEATELATWNRNIDILATGYFLVSREAFRLFRRQALGGNIVFVASKNGLAASPNAAAYCTAKAAEIHLARCLALEGADAGIRVNTVNPDAVLRGSKIWSGEWREQRAASSKIEVDDLEEHYRKRSMLKLNVFPEDIAEAIYFLASDLSAKSTGNIINVDAGNVQSFTR; encoded by the coding sequence ATGGCGGCGAACGTCCGGCTTCTGGATAACCGGTGGGATGATGCATATGCGGCAGGCCTCGATGAGCCCGGCAAGCTGCTCTATCGCTCCAACCTGCTCGGCGCCGACAAGCGCATCACCAATTACGGCGGCGGCAACACCTCGGCGAAGGTGATGGAGACCGATCCGCTGACCAGCGGCAAGGTCAAGGTGCTCTGGGTCAAGGGCTCCGGCGGCGATGTCGGCACCATCAAGCTCGACGGCTTCGCGACCCTCTACCAGGACAAGCTCGAAGCGCTGAAATCAATCTATAAGGGAGTCGAAGACGAGGATCGCATGGTTGGCTTCCTGCCGCACTGCACCTTCAACCTCAACGCTCGCGCCGCCTCGATCGACACGCCGCTGCACGGCTTCGTGCCGTTCACCCATGTCGATCACATGCATCCCGACGCGATCATCGCCATTGCCGCCTCGAAGAATTCTCGGGAGCTGACGCAGCAGATTTTCGGCGCCGAGATTGGCTGGCTGCCCTGGCGCCGTCCGGGCTTCCAGCTCGGCCTCGACCTCGAAGCCTTCGTCAAGGCGAACCCGAATGCCAAGGGCGTCGTGCTCGAAAGCCACGGCCTCTTTACCTGGGCTGATGATGCCAAGGCCTGCTACGAGCTGACACTCGATATCATCAACAAGGCGATCGTCTGGTTTGCCGAAAAGACCGAAGGCAAGACGATTTTCGGCGGCGCCGTCGCGGAGAGCCTGCCCGTTGCCGAGCGCCGCGCCATTGCTGCCCGGCTGATGCCGGAGATCCGCGGCCGCATCGGCAAGCAGGAACGCAAGCTCGGTCATTTCGACGATCAGGACGCCGTGCTGGAATTCGTCAATTCGAAGGATTTGCGCCCGCTCGGCGCGCTCGGCACCAGCTGCCCCGATCATTTCCTACGCACCAAGATCCGTCCGCTGATCGTCGATTTCGATCCCGCCAAGCCGGATGTCGACGCGATCGTTGCCGGCCTCGATCAGGCGCTGGAGGATTATCGCGCCGATTACGCCCGCTATTACAACGACTGCAAGCATGACAATTCGCCCGCCATGCGCGACGCCAATCCGGTCATCTTCCTCGTTCCCGGCGTCGGCATGCTGTCCTTCGCCCGCGACAAGGCGACGGCCCGCATCGCCAGCGAATTCTACGTCAACGCCATCAATGTCATGCGCGGCGCCTCGACGGTTTCGGAATATCAGGGCCTGCCGGAGCAGGAAGCCTTCGATATCGAATATTGGCTGCTCGAAGAGGCCAAGCTGCAGCGCATGCCGAAGCCGAAGAGCCTCGCCGGCCGCGTGGCCTTTGTCACCGGCGGCGCCGGCGGCATCGGCCGGGCGACGGCCGCGCGCCTCGTCGCCGAGGGCGCCTGCGTGGTGCTTGCCGATATCGACCAGGCGGCACTCGAGGGCACCGAGGCCGATTTCGTCAAGAAGTTTGGCGCCGATGCGGTGCGCAGCGTCCGGCTCGACGTCACCAAGGAAGATGCGGTGATCGCCTCCTTTGCGGAAGCCTCGGTCGAGTTCGGCGGTATCGATATCCTCGTCTCGAATGCCGGCATTGCCTCCTCCGCGCCAATCGAAGCCACCGAGCTTGCGACGTGGAACCGCAATATCGATATTCTAGCGACCGGCTATTTCCTGGTTTCGCGCGAAGCCTTCCGGCTGTTCCGCCGTCAAGCGCTCGGCGGCAACATCGTCTTCGTCGCCTCGAAAAACGGTCTTGCCGCTTCGCCGAATGCCGCTGCCTATTGCACTGCAAAGGCTGCCGAAATCCATCTCGCCCGCTGCCTAGCGCTGGAAGGTGCCGATGCCGGCATCCGCGTCAACACGGTCAACCCGGATGCGGTGCTGCGCGGCTCGAAGATCTGGAGCGGCGAGTGGCGCGAGCAGCGCGCCGCCTCGTCGAAGATCGAAGTGGATGATCTCGAGGAACATTACCGCAAGCGTTCGATGCTGAAGCTCAACGTGTTTCCGGAAGATATCGCCGAGGCGATCTATTTCCTGGCATCGGACCTTTCGGCAAAATCGACCGGCAACATCATCAACGTCGATGCCGGCAACGTGCAGAGCTTTACGCGGTAA
- a CDS encoding DeoR/GlpR family DNA-binding transcription regulator, with product MHERERHRIILSAVQEKSVVTIQDIAELTEASEATIRRDIAALHVQGKIRRVRGGAEAVHPPQLGNLAGRPFRVSESVNIDKKRAIARAAVDLCEAGDAIIINGGTTTFQMVHYMAGHRLQVMTNSFAIAEHLVKHSKNTVTVPGGAIYREQSLILSPFDNDAIRNFYARRMFIGAQGVGPLGIMEADALIIQSEQKLMHQADELVVMVDSSKFNRRSSLILCALDRVSVIITDDGISDEAARMIETAGVRLVVASPVAQAVREDSSSVA from the coding sequence ATGCACGAACGCGAACGCCATCGCATCATCTTAAGCGCTGTTCAGGAAAAGTCCGTAGTGACGATCCAGGACATTGCCGAGCTGACGGAAGCTTCCGAAGCGACAATCCGGCGCGACATTGCGGCTCTTCATGTGCAGGGCAAGATCCGTCGGGTCCGCGGCGGCGCCGAGGCAGTGCATCCGCCGCAACTCGGCAATCTTGCCGGTCGGCCCTTCCGGGTTTCAGAATCAGTCAACATCGATAAAAAACGTGCAATTGCCCGCGCAGCCGTCGATCTCTGCGAAGCGGGTGATGCCATCATCATCAATGGCGGCACGACGACCTTCCAGATGGTGCATTACATGGCCGGCCATCGCCTGCAGGTGATGACCAATTCTTTTGCCATCGCCGAACATCTGGTCAAACATTCCAAAAACACGGTGACGGTGCCGGGCGGCGCGATCTATCGCGAGCAGAGCCTCATCCTGTCGCCTTTCGACAATGATGCGATCCGCAATTTTTATGCGCGGCGCATGTTCATCGGCGCCCAGGGTGTCGGCCCGCTCGGCATCATGGAGGCGGATGCCCTGATCATCCAGAGCGAGCAGAAGCTGATGCACCAGGCCGACGAACTCGTCGTCATGGTCGATTCAAGCAAATTCAATCGCCGGTCGAGCCTTATTCTCTGCGCGCTCGACCGCGTTTCTGTGATCATCACCGATGACGGGATTTCTGACGAGGCGGCTCGCATGATCGAGACTGCCGGCGTCCGGCTCGTTGTCGCAAGCCCGGTGGCCCAGGCTGTGAGGGAGGATTCCTCGTCGGTCGCATGA
- the rhaS gene encoding rhamnose ABC transporter substrate-binding protein: MKLAKTLALGVALAVAMMAGTASAKDIKIGLVVKSLGNGFFDAANKGAQEAAKELGGVEVIYTGPTSTTAEGQIEVINSLIAQGVDAIAVSANDPDALVPALKKATQRGIKVISWDSGVAPEGRILQLNPSSNELIGKMCLTLVKDHLDGGKGDFAILSATTTSTNQNIWIDQMKKQLKDFPGLNLVTTVYGDDLSDKSYREAEGLLKSNPNVKVIVAPTTVGVLAASKVVEDKGLVGKVYVTGLGLPSEMAGAIKSGATKEFAIWNPIDLGYSATQIAYHLAKGDADGKPGSEIEAGRMGKIKIGDNGEAAMADPFVYNASNIDQFSKVF; the protein is encoded by the coding sequence ATGAAACTCGCAAAGACACTTGCGCTCGGCGTCGCGCTCGCCGTCGCCATGATGGCCGGCACTGCCAGCGCCAAGGACATCAAGATCGGCCTCGTCGTGAAGTCGCTCGGCAACGGCTTCTTCGACGCCGCCAACAAGGGCGCCCAGGAAGCCGCCAAGGAACTCGGCGGCGTTGAGGTCATCTACACCGGTCCGACGTCGACGACGGCCGAAGGCCAGATCGAAGTCATCAACTCGCTGATCGCCCAGGGCGTCGACGCCATCGCCGTCTCGGCCAACGATCCGGATGCGCTCGTTCCGGCGCTGAAGAAGGCGACCCAGCGCGGCATCAAGGTCATCTCCTGGGATTCCGGCGTCGCGCCGGAAGGCCGTATCCTGCAGCTGAACCCCTCGTCCAACGAGCTGATCGGCAAAATGTGCCTAACGCTGGTCAAGGACCATCTCGACGGCGGCAAGGGTGACTTCGCCATTCTGTCGGCAACCACCACCTCGACCAACCAGAACATCTGGATCGACCAGATGAAGAAGCAGCTCAAGGATTTCCCGGGCCTCAACCTCGTCACCACGGTTTACGGCGACGACCTCTCGGACAAGTCCTATCGTGAAGCCGAAGGCCTGCTGAAGTCGAACCCGAACGTCAAGGTCATCGTCGCTCCGACGACGGTCGGCGTTCTCGCCGCTTCCAAGGTCGTCGAAGACAAGGGTCTTGTCGGCAAGGTCTACGTCACCGGCCTCGGCCTGCCGTCCGAAATGGCCGGCGCGATCAAGTCGGGCGCCACGAAGGAATTCGCCATCTGGAACCCGATCGACCTCGGCTATTCCGCAACGCAGATCGCCTATCACCTGGCAAAGGGTGATGCCGATGGCAAGCCGGGCAGCGAAATCGAAGCCGGCCGCATGGGCAAGATCAAGATCGGCGACAACGGCGAAGCCGCCATGGCTGATCCCTTCGTCTACAATGCCTCGAACATCGACCAGTTCTCCAAGGTCTTCTGA